In Sebaldella termitidis ATCC 33386, one DNA window encodes the following:
- a CDS encoding MFS transporter: MDEKDTNSYKNKWIILITVLLLIFMSTLDGSIVNVALPALSRELGVSNRAVSWVVSSYLITICTVILVFGKLGDITGKTRVFKYGVLLFTFGSFLCGFSSSLGMLIFSRALQAVGAAAAMATSQGIITQTFPKHERGKALGLSGTFVALGAMTGPPLGGFLISIFNWNYIFYINVPIGIIAFIFCMKFLPEEKYEKIKFPDIKGFLLFSAAVITLFIAIIEGETMKYTNPVILACFFVAIVSFIIFIFVEKRTESPMLDLNIFKSKLFSISIFCAFIVFVATSSVGIIQPFYLQYTMKFSPEMTGLLMMAYPVVISVTAPSSGTLSDKIGSELLTFLGLLIISIGLFLMAFLNEHTPVVLFLAIVVVMAFGAGLFQSPNNSLIMSTVEKDKLGIAGSVNALIRNLGMSVGTAMSTAILYSRMSSLAGYEVTSYIAGRDDIFINSVKYVYITAGILCIAGALITYMRLHNSKVKHF, encoded by the coding sequence ATGGACGAAAAAGATACAAACTCATATAAAAATAAATGGATAATATTAATAACGGTTCTGCTTCTCATATTTATGTCAACACTGGACGGAAGTATTGTTAACGTAGCACTTCCTGCGCTTTCAAGAGAGCTTGGTGTTTCCAACAGAGCTGTAAGCTGGGTTGTGTCCAGCTATCTCATAACAATCTGCACTGTTATTCTCGTATTCGGGAAACTTGGAGATATTACAGGAAAAACAAGAGTATTCAAATATGGAGTTCTGCTTTTTACCTTTGGTTCTTTTCTATGCGGTTTTTCCTCATCGTTGGGAATGCTCATTTTTTCAAGAGCACTGCAGGCTGTGGGTGCTGCTGCTGCAATGGCTACCAGCCAGGGAATTATTACCCAGACTTTTCCAAAGCATGAAAGAGGTAAGGCTCTAGGATTAAGCGGAACTTTTGTTGCATTAGGAGCTATGACCGGTCCTCCTCTCGGCGGCTTCCTGATTTCAATATTTAACTGGAACTATATTTTCTATATAAATGTACCTATTGGAATAATTGCATTTATTTTCTGCATGAAATTTCTTCCCGAGGAAAAATATGAAAAAATAAAGTTCCCTGATATAAAAGGCTTTCTGCTTTTCTCTGCAGCTGTAATAACTTTATTTATAGCTATCATAGAAGGTGAAACAATGAAATATACTAATCCTGTTATTCTTGCATGTTTTTTTGTTGCCATAGTAAGTTTTATAATATTTATCTTTGTAGAAAAACGTACTGAAAGTCCTATGCTTGATCTGAACATATTTAAATCAAAGCTTTTTTCTATAAGTATTTTCTGTGCATTCATAGTTTTTGTCGCTACTTCATCTGTTGGTATTATACAGCCCTTTTATCTGCAGTATACAATGAAATTTTCTCCGGAAATGACCGGACTTCTTATGATGGCTTATCCTGTAGTTATATCTGTTACTGCGCCGAGCAGCGGTACACTTTCAGATAAAATAGGATCGGAACTTCTGACTTTCCTCGGACTTTTGATTATCAGCATCGGTTTATTTCTTATGGCATTTTTGAATGAACATACACCTGTTGTATTATTTCTGGCAATTGTAGTTGTTATGGCTTTTGGAGCTGGATTATTTCAGTCGCCTAATAATTCTCTTATCATGTCTACTGTTGAAAAAGATAAACTTGGTATAGCCGGAAGTGTTAATGCACTTATCAGAAATCTCGGAATGAGTGTGGGAACAGCTATGTCCACCGCAATACTTTATTCCAGAATGAGCAGTCTGGCAGGATATGAAGTGACAAGCTATATCGCAGGAAGAGATGATATTTTTATAAATTCCGTAAAATATGTTTATATCACGGCTGGTATATTATGTATAGCAGGAGCTCTTATCACTTATATGCGGCTTCATAATTCCAAAGTAAAACATTTTTAA
- a CDS encoding phosphoenolpyruvate synthase produces the protein MKYILYFNEINKEKQSLAGGKGVNLGELFNNKFIVPEGFCVTTEAYDLLVENEALKEMIENLNTLDYKNTELITEAGKNIRNIITEAEVSEAVKIAVYGAWNNLGANYSYAVRSSGTAEDLKEISFAGQQDTFLNIRGYENIVEAVQKCWASLFSDRAIIYRNKNGFDNTKVKLAVIVQKMIGSEYSGIMFTADPISGNRKITDIDAGYGLGEALVSGLITPDFYQIYNSKIINKKIARKEKGIFPDNEGGVIEVEIVEEYMEKQVLSDEQILKLTAAGLKIQETFGCPQDIEWGFYQGKFHILQSRPVTSLFPIPKSHDNQKHIFYSFGHIQRMTEAMKPLALSVFETTRIFDKFGAADSVSIQTEAGGRIYIDLGYFLHIPKIRENISDIIQYADVDGANIAEELAERESEFASDEEFTKKAEKFLAPVFWKTGLNLHVWNVKRLRARGEKFFRNEALKWENDINSYKGIEKIKRIRWYIGGMFNFLFSKAVEFPASAVISQVKIKKMCMECFSTEETEELLTQLNMSVENDIAGDMMMEIYDMADMARGSKELKEFMKNTTNETFWNDLENLKTNLEFTLEMKKFIAKYGIRCAGEIDISVKRWKEAPAEILPLIMDYIRISSMNEHREKFKKGLQTAKEAEDKIVSGIKGKLGNSKARKAAKFIKIYRTMAGFRKSPKYFMVKFLDIARTAVLDEADVLVEAGVINNREDIFYFSFDEVIEILEGVYNKDINKILEKRKRDFEFYKKMTPPRIMTSDGEILTDKTGNNSTPEGALIGMAASAGVKEGTANVILELSDADLKEGEILVTSCTDPAWTPLFTKASAVVTETGGMMMHSSVTARECGIPAAAGVKDAVKKIKTGDRIRVNGTEGYVEILEAYKEEI, from the coding sequence ATGAAGTATATCTTATATTTTAATGAGATAAATAAGGAAAAACAGAGTCTTGCAGGCGGAAAGGGCGTTAATCTCGGGGAATTATTCAATAATAAATTTATTGTTCCCGAGGGTTTTTGTGTAACTACCGAGGCCTATGACCTGCTTGTAGAGAATGAAGCATTAAAAGAAATGATAGAAAATTTGAATACACTTGATTATAAAAATACAGAATTAATAACAGAAGCAGGTAAAAATATAAGAAATATAATTACCGAAGCAGAAGTATCAGAAGCAGTGAAGATAGCAGTGTACGGGGCCTGGAATAATCTGGGGGCGAATTATTCATATGCAGTAAGATCAAGCGGTACTGCCGAAGACCTTAAAGAAATATCATTTGCAGGACAACAGGATACATTTCTGAATATCAGAGGCTATGAAAATATAGTGGAAGCCGTGCAAAAATGCTGGGCCTCTCTTTTTAGCGACAGAGCGATAATATACAGAAATAAAAACGGATTCGATAATACTAAAGTAAAGCTTGCGGTTATAGTTCAAAAAATGATCGGCTCTGAATATTCTGGAATTATGTTTACTGCCGACCCGATAAGCGGAAATAGAAAGATAACAGATATAGATGCAGGATACGGGCTTGGGGAGGCTCTTGTGTCAGGCTTGATAACGCCGGATTTTTATCAGATTTATAATTCCAAAATAATAAATAAGAAAATTGCAAGAAAAGAAAAAGGTATTTTTCCTGATAACGAGGGCGGAGTCATAGAAGTGGAAATAGTGGAAGAATATATGGAAAAACAGGTTTTGAGTGATGAACAGATACTAAAGCTTACTGCTGCAGGATTGAAGATTCAGGAGACTTTCGGCTGTCCTCAGGATATAGAATGGGGATTTTATCAGGGGAAATTTCATATACTTCAGAGCAGACCCGTAACTTCTTTATTTCCTATTCCAAAATCTCATGATAACCAGAAGCATATATTTTATTCATTCGGGCATATACAAAGAATGACTGAAGCGATGAAACCCCTGGCACTTTCTGTTTTTGAAACAACAAGAATTTTTGACAAATTTGGTGCGGCAGATTCTGTTTCTATCCAGACTGAAGCTGGCGGAAGAATTTATATAGATTTAGGTTATTTTTTACATATTCCCAAGATAAGGGAGAATATTTCCGATATTATTCAGTATGCTGATGTGGACGGGGCAAATATTGCTGAGGAATTAGCAGAGAGAGAAAGTGAATTTGCTTCTGATGAAGAATTTACAAAAAAAGCTGAGAAATTTTTGGCTCCTGTATTTTGGAAGACCGGTTTAAATCTGCATGTCTGGAATGTGAAGAGACTAAGGGCAAGAGGAGAAAAGTTTTTTAGAAATGAAGCTCTAAAATGGGAGAATGATATAAATTCATACAAGGGAATTGAAAAGATAAAAAGGATAAGATGGTATATAGGCGGGATGTTTAATTTCCTATTTTCCAAAGCTGTGGAATTTCCTGCTTCGGCTGTGATATCTCAGGTCAAAATCAAGAAAATGTGCATGGAATGCTTTAGTACTGAAGAAACAGAGGAACTGCTGACACAGCTGAACATGTCTGTTGAGAATGATATTGCCGGAGATATGATGATGGAAATTTATGATATGGCTGATATGGCAAGAGGCAGCAAAGAACTGAAAGAATTTATGAAAAACACCACTAATGAAACATTCTGGAATGATCTGGAAAATTTGAAAACTAATCTCGAATTTACCTTGGAAATGAAAAAATTTATTGCAAAATACGGAATAAGATGTGCAGGAGAAATAGATATTAGTGTAAAAAGATGGAAAGAGGCTCCAGCGGAGATACTTCCGCTTATCATGGATTACATTAGAATAAGCAGTATGAATGAACACCGTGAGAAATTTAAAAAAGGTCTGCAGACTGCAAAAGAAGCTGAGGATAAAATAGTAAGCGGAATAAAGGGTAAGCTTGGAAACTCAAAAGCAAGAAAAGCAGCAAAATTCATAAAAATATACAGAACTATGGCTGGATTTCGCAAGTCACCAAAATATTTTATGGTAAAATTTCTGGATATAGCAAGGACTGCTGTTCTGGATGAAGCTGATGTTCTCGTAGAAGCGGGAGTTATTAATAACAGAGAAGATATATTTTATTTTTCCTTTGATGAAGTAATAGAGATTCTGGAAGGAGTATACAATAAGGATATAAATAAAATTCTTGAAAAAAGAAAAAGAGATTTTGAATTTTACAAAAAAATGACTCCTCCGCGTATAATGACAAGTGACGGAGAAATACTTACAGATAAAACAGGAAATAACAGTACTCCGGAAGGAGCTCTTATAGGAATGGCAGCTTCAGCAGGGGTAAAGGAAGGAACAGCAAATGTTATTTTGGAATTAAGCGATGCAGATCTGAAGGAAGGCGAGATTTTGGTAACTTCTTGTACAGATCCTGCATGGACTCCTTTATTTACGAAAGCTTCGGCTGTCGTAACAGAAACAGGAGGAATGATGATGCATAGTTCTGTTACGGCAAGGGAGTGCGGTATACCTGCAGCAGCAGGTGTAAAAGATGCTGTCAAGAAGATAAAAACCGGAGACAGAATAAGAGTAAACGGAACTGAAGGATATGTTGAGATATTAGAGGCATATAAGGAAGAAATTTGA
- a CDS encoding NUDIX hydrolase has translation MKLATLCYIKKDGKTLMLHRTKKENDIHEGKWVGVGGKIEKGESPEECAVREVFEETGLKAEELKLRGLLTFPDFNNSEDWYGYLYVVEKFSGEIIESPEGDLKWVEDSKLFELDMWEGDELFMRWMMEDRMFSAKFVYDENEKMKDYSVTFYD, from the coding sequence TTGAAATTAGCAACTCTTTGTTATATAAAAAAAGACGGGAAAACACTTATGCTTCACAGGACAAAAAAGGAAAATGATATACATGAAGGAAAATGGGTAGGAGTAGGCGGAAAGATAGAAAAAGGGGAATCACCTGAAGAATGCGCAGTAAGGGAAGTTTTTGAAGAAACCGGTTTAAAGGCAGAGGAACTAAAATTACGGGGACTGCTTACATTTCCTGATTTTAATAATAGTGAGGACTGGTACGGCTACCTGTATGTAGTGGAAAAATTTTCCGGAGAGATTATAGAATCCCCAGAAGGTGATCTGAAATGGGTGGAGGACAGCAAGCTGTTTGAGCTGGATATGTGGGAGGGCGATGAGCTTTTCATGAGATGGATGATGGAAGACAGAATGTTTTCTGCCAAGTTTGTATATGATGAAAATGAAAAAATGAAGGATTACAGTGTTACTTTCTATGATTAG
- a CDS encoding PD-(D/E)XK nuclease family protein, with protein sequence MIISNTGYFGDFSKYMNRKNTVFVFSNPSDKSEFEKLYESEEVVSENLFIYIGELREKLFYTDKVVLKEEKEQILFYEILDERERDFFKIENYFDSIDIASSFLNFYKELKEWGINKLTLKSENKRKVYEILEEIKVKYEKKLLELDYTNKLFLESPENFNTLFLKGYTDIIFVNHFNFTAFEKEIAGKLDGEFSVEIVNQINEEDYDSTELKIKKARMVFDKDKEVTLYRSDNEILNVFDILERNKNLENLNLLVPDLENEIYFNLLSQSKANVKSKIYLKNTKFYTFFKYILELLESKETHTEDFNINLKKFRNAISNKVFADYYKIDVFFTETIDKIIQYDYIYITRNLLNHLNLNEIFREKMSGIFSDLESMFNTENFLQVLGVMEKFNKSILLDNRFTDDLDKYYEALNEIEAIEKLKIHRDWESYFKPNGANFLKIILKYFDFKEVTLNIKEDSQEIILDDFKSYRNEEKEKIVLFNIHEKNLYDINENLFFLGEREREANGLPGIEELKKNEKFRIFRFLNSAKIIDIYSLEIQDQNIFVSSLAEEIRIENNLKFNEIMFNESNIKSILKEIFDEKKIEYNGSRDDTLYKSGPGSELKIGAYDFRDLRECHYRFYLKKMIGLKEFVEPQEKITSKSLGILIHEVFEKISVIQKEKIMNNLKFDINTTEVEKTVKNVIKNESEKISKKYGNYYEEIIFPIVTESVAVFFKNIEKKIKDGIIVFEPEFKKERQITDNVKIVGKLDLLIETEKEHFIIDFKSGKGKLGQLYFYSNLIYENESAEKIIYNVLDMSFEDKDDGKEFLTLSDMKEVIDDFEKSDKYRRTDDPKNCRFCEYREICRMRYDNMK encoded by the coding sequence ATGATAATAAGCAATACAGGATATTTTGGAGATTTTTCAAAATATATGAATAGAAAGAATACGGTATTTGTCTTTTCTAATCCTTCAGATAAATCAGAGTTTGAGAAATTGTATGAAAGTGAAGAGGTTGTAAGCGAAAACTTATTTATATACATCGGCGAGCTCAGGGAGAAGCTGTTTTATACTGATAAGGTAGTACTAAAGGAGGAGAAAGAGCAGATATTATTTTATGAAATACTTGATGAGAGAGAAAGAGACTTTTTTAAGATAGAAAATTATTTTGATTCTATTGATATAGCCTCTTCATTTTTAAATTTTTATAAAGAATTAAAAGAATGGGGGATAAACAAGCTCACTCTGAAAAGTGAAAATAAAAGGAAAGTCTATGAAATTCTTGAGGAAATAAAAGTAAAATATGAAAAAAAACTTTTGGAATTAGACTATACCAATAAACTTTTTCTGGAAAGTCCGGAAAATTTTAATACTTTATTTTTAAAAGGATATACCGACATAATTTTTGTTAATCATTTTAATTTTACTGCCTTTGAGAAAGAAATAGCCGGGAAGCTTGACGGGGAGTTTTCAGTGGAAATAGTAAACCAGATAAATGAAGAGGATTATGACAGCACTGAGCTGAAAATAAAAAAAGCAAGAATGGTTTTTGATAAAGATAAGGAAGTGACTTTATACAGAAGTGATAATGAAATATTAAATGTCTTTGATATTCTTGAAAGAAATAAAAATCTGGAAAATCTGAATCTTCTTGTTCCTGATCTGGAAAATGAGATTTATTTTAATTTGTTATCACAGAGTAAAGCAAATGTAAAAAGTAAGATTTACCTTAAAAATACGAAATTTTATACTTTTTTCAAATATATTCTGGAGCTTTTGGAAAGCAAGGAAACACATACAGAAGATTTTAACATAAATCTCAAAAAATTCAGAAATGCAATATCGAATAAGGTATTTGCAGATTATTATAAAATAGATGTTTTTTTTACTGAAACAATAGATAAAATAATACAGTACGACTATATTTATATAACCAGAAATCTGTTAAACCATCTGAATTTAAATGAAATTTTCAGAGAAAAAATGTCAGGAATATTTTCTGATTTGGAAAGTATGTTTAATACGGAAAATTTTCTTCAGGTTCTCGGAGTAATGGAAAAATTTAATAAATCAATACTGCTGGATAACAGATTTACTGATGATCTTGACAAGTATTACGAGGCTTTGAATGAAATAGAGGCAATAGAAAAGCTGAAAATACACAGAGACTGGGAAAGCTATTTTAAGCCGAACGGTGCCAATTTTTTGAAAATAATACTGAAATACTTTGATTTTAAAGAGGTAACATTAAATATAAAAGAGGATTCGCAGGAAATAATACTGGATGATTTTAAAAGCTACAGAAACGAGGAAAAGGAAAAAATAGTCCTTTTCAATATTCATGAAAAAAATCTTTATGATATAAATGAGAATCTTTTTTTTCTCGGGGAAAGAGAACGTGAGGCAAACGGGCTTCCCGGTATAGAAGAATTGAAAAAAAATGAAAAATTCAGGATTTTCAGATTTTTAAACAGTGCAAAAATTATAGATATATATTCTTTGGAAATACAGGATCAGAATATTTTTGTAAGTTCACTTGCAGAAGAAATAAGAATAGAAAATAATCTGAAATTTAATGAGATTATGTTCAATGAATCAAATATAAAAAGTATTCTTAAAGAGATATTTGATGAGAAGAAAATAGAATATAACGGAAGCAGAGACGACACTTTGTATAAATCCGGACCCGGGAGTGAATTAAAAATAGGGGCTTATGATTTCAGGGATTTGAGAGAATGTCACTACAGATTTTATCTGAAAAAAATGATTGGTTTGAAAGAATTCGTGGAGCCGCAGGAAAAAATAACCTCAAAGTCTCTGGGAATACTTATACATGAGGTATTTGAAAAAATATCTGTTATTCAGAAGGAAAAAATTATGAATAATCTGAAATTTGATATAAATACCACAGAAGTAGAAAAGACTGTAAAGAATGTAATAAAAAACGAGTCTGAAAAGATATCAAAAAAGTATGGTAATTATTATGAAGAAATTATATTTCCGATAGTTACTGAGAGTGTTGCAGTATTTTTTAAGAATATTGAGAAAAAAATAAAAGACGGAATAATAGTTTTTGAGCCTGAATTTAAGAAGGAAAGACAGATAACGGACAATGTAAAGATCGTAGGAAAGCTCGATCTGCTCATAGAAACAGAAAAAGAACATTTTATCATTGATTTTAAATCAGGAAAGGGAAAGCTGGGGCAGCTTTACTTCTATTCAAATCTGATTTATGAAAATGAAAGTGCAGAAAAGATAATTTATAATGTTTTGGATATGAGCTTTGAGGATAAGGACGACGGAAAAGAATTCCTAACCTTGAGCGATATGAAGGAAGTAATAGATGACTTTGAGAAATCGGATAAATACAGGAGAACAGACGATCCGAAGAATTGCCGTTTCTGTGAGTACAGGGAAATATGCAGAATGAGATATGATAACATGAAATAG
- a CDS encoding FMN-dependent NADH-azoreductase yields MNKVLYIKSTPKSTDDSWSLKMSENFLENYRRFNPDDVIDELDLYSEGIQPLSGDELRKMPVLEETEEKKYASQFMEYDKFIIAAPFWNFSIPSILKAYIDRLLIAGKTFRYTESGFQSLVSGKKSIFFMGRGGVYSEEPMKSMENGIKYLNLIFRDFFGMETDSVVLEGTNMYSRDTLNKRFDEIKPELEEKAKLF; encoded by the coding sequence ATGAATAAAGTACTGTATATAAAATCGACTCCTAAATCTACAGATGATTCGTGGAGTTTGAAAATGTCGGAAAATTTTTTGGAAAATTACAGAAGATTTAATCCTGATGATGTAATTGATGAATTAGATCTTTATAGTGAAGGAATTCAGCCGTTAAGCGGGGATGAGCTCAGAAAGATGCCTGTGCTGGAAGAAACTGAGGAAAAAAAGTATGCCAGCCAGTTTATGGAATATGATAAATTTATTATAGCTGCTCCCTTTTGGAATTTTTCAATACCTTCAATATTAAAGGCTTATATTGACAGATTATTAATTGCGGGAAAAACTTTTAGATACACTGAAAGCGGATTTCAGAGCCTCGTAAGCGGGAAGAAATCAATATTTTTCATGGGAAGAGGGGGAGTTTATTCTGAAGAACCGATGAAATCAATGGAAAATGGAATAAAGTATCTGAATCTTATCTTCAGGGATTTTTTCGGGATGGAAACAGATTCTGTGGTTTTGGAAGGTACTAATATGTATAGCAGGGATACTTTAAATAAAAGGTTTGATGAAATAAAGCCGGAATTGGAAGAAAAAGCAAAGCTCTTCTAA
- a CDS encoding winged helix-turn-helix transcriptional regulator, whose product MYEDSKTCPVEITLLLINNKWKIRIIGSLLNGTRRFNEIRRILEDISQKVLTQNLREMEKDGLINRKVYPEIPLKVEYSLTKLGYSLKPILDEMVEWGIKYEKNLLDK is encoded by the coding sequence ATGTATGAGGATTCAAAGACCTGTCCTGTGGAAATTACGTTACTGCTTATCAATAATAAATGGAAAATAAGAATCATAGGCTCTCTTCTAAACGGAACAAGAAGATTTAATGAAATAAGAAGAATTCTTGAAGATATTTCCCAAAAAGTCCTGACACAGAATCTGCGTGAAATGGAGAAAGACGGACTGATTAACAGAAAGGTTTATCCCGAAATTCCGTTAAAGGTAGAATATTCACTGACGAAATTGGGATATTCCCTAAAGCCGATATTAGATGAAATGGTGGAGTGGGGAATTAAATATGAAAAAAATCTGCTGGATAAATAA
- a CDS encoding DUF1848 domain-containing protein encodes MIINTGGRTDTVQYYAKWLLKRFEEGYVLSRNPLFPNKVSRYELTPEKVDCIQFCSKNYEPILTDLSKITDRFNTYFHYTITAYGQDIEPGVPSIEKSIEILKRLSVVTGKQRIAWRYDPVLLTDKYTVQTHMKTFSYMAKEIAPYVDRCIFSFVEMYKKLEINMPELIPMTDKDKDMLAKSFGETAKSNNLYIQTCGTNGDYLHYGIYPSGCMTLEIMGNANGISFKDLKHKGTRQGCHCIESRDIGAYDTCLNGCKYCYANKNPNKAFENYKYHDSNSPLLLGHLNETDTIQQGNQKSFIGQRQQKLQL; translated from the coding sequence ATGATTATTAATACAGGAGGGAGAACGGATACTGTCCAGTACTATGCCAAATGGCTGCTGAAACGTTTTGAAGAAGGATATGTTTTATCACGCAATCCTCTGTTTCCTAATAAGGTATCAAGATATGAACTGACACCGGAAAAAGTAGACTGTATTCAGTTCTGTTCCAAAAATTATGAACCTATTTTAACAGACTTGTCTAAGATCACAGATCGGTTCAATACATACTTTCACTACACAATTACTGCATATGGACAGGATATAGAACCGGGAGTACCGTCTATAGAAAAAAGTATAGAGATATTGAAAAGGTTATCTGTCGTTACAGGCAAACAGCGTATAGCATGGCGTTATGATCCTGTACTCCTGACTGACAAGTATACAGTTCAGACACATATGAAAACTTTTTCATACATGGCTAAGGAAATTGCTCCTTATGTTGATCGATGTATTTTTAGTTTTGTAGAGATGTATAAGAAGCTGGAAATAAATATGCCGGAGCTGATTCCCATGACAGATAAAGACAAAGACATGCTTGCGAAGAGCTTTGGCGAAACTGCCAAAAGCAATAACTTGTATATTCAGACCTGTGGTACAAACGGAGATTATTTACATTACGGAATTTATCCGTCCGGATGTATGACACTGGAAATCATGGGGAATGCTAATGGAATTTCGTTTAAAGATCTGAAGCATAAAGGTACGAGACAGGGCTGTCATTGTATTGAAAGCCGGGATATCGGTGCTTATGATACCTGTCTGAATGGCTGTAAATACTGTTATGCCAATAAAAATCCGAATAAAGCATTTGAGAATTATAAATATCATGATTCAAATTCTCCGTTATTATTAGGGCATTTGAATGAAACTGACACAATACAGCAGGGTAATCAAAAAAGCTTTATCGGTCAAAGGCAGCAGAAATTGCAATTATAA
- a CDS encoding MarR family winged helix-turn-helix transcriptional regulator, with protein MKKNDKRNAYLYCKFRDEQYALYDEYAKRHGLLMKTLLVLNVLYYAPSSMTQKEICQKTFNSKQTVNLIIKNLLKDGYITLEEDPQNKKNKFVKMTESGKAYAKQPVVHITRAEDTAMSMFTPEEQEQLISLSRKFTRNLADLMNRNEDEK; from the coding sequence ATGAAAAAAAATGATAAAAGAAATGCATATTTATATTGCAAATTTCGTGATGAGCAGTATGCTCTTTATGATGAATATGCTAAAAGGCACGGATTACTCATGAAAACACTGCTTGTCTTAAATGTGCTTTACTATGCACCAAGCAGCATGACACAGAAAGAAATCTGCCAAAAGACATTTAATTCAAAACAGACAGTAAATTTGATTATTAAAAATCTTCTTAAAGACGGGTATATCACGTTAGAGGAGGATCCCCAAAATAAGAAAAATAAATTTGTAAAGATGACGGAAAGCGGTAAAGCATATGCTAAACAGCCAGTTGTTCATATTACACGGGCGGAAGATACTGCCATGTCGATGTTTACACCAGAGGAGCAGGAACAGCTTATCAGCCTTTCAAGAAAATTTACAAGGAATCTTGCTGATTTAATGAATAGAAATGAGGATGAAAAATGA
- the nrdG gene encoding anaerobic ribonucleoside-triphosphate reductase activating protein has product MRILKIFRETISDGPGFRYSIYFSGCSHACPGCHNEESWNPDNGEVMDSKYFKKITDEINGNKMLSGITISGGDPFYDSEEFLDFLVRLRKETGDIDIWCYTGYTIEQLLLDKVKKECLKYINTLVDGRFIQELHSEELSFRGSKNQRIINVKEYIKDNNIEF; this is encoded by the coding sequence ATGAGAATATTAAAAATATTCAGGGAAACTATATCTGATGGTCCGGGTTTCCGGTATTCAATATATTTTTCGGGATGTTCCCATGCCTGTCCGGGATGCCATAATGAGGAATCATGGAATCCTGATAACGGCGAGGTTATGGACAGTAAGTATTTCAAGAAGATAACAGATGAAATAAACGGCAATAAAATGTTGAGCGGTATAACAATCAGCGGCGGTGATCCTTTTTATGACTCTGAGGAATTTCTGGATTTTCTTGTGAGATTGAGAAAAGAAACCGGGGATATAGATATATGGTGTTATACAGGTTATACAATAGAACAGCTGCTTTTGGACAAGGTAAAAAAGGAATGTCTAAAGTATATAAATACTCTTGTGGACGGACGTTTTATACAGGAACTTCATTCTGAAGAGTTGAGTTTCAGAGGCAGTAAAAATCAAAGAATTATAAATGTAAAAGAGTATATAAAAGATAATAATATTGAATTCTAG